One window of the Triticum dicoccoides isolate Atlit2015 ecotype Zavitan chromosome 3B, WEW_v2.0, whole genome shotgun sequence genome contains the following:
- the LOC119278733 gene encoding phospholipase A1-Igamma1, chloroplastic-like has translation MSTMSCSSNLSLNARALPGSAAASRSVPLAGRLTLPQGPSAGTRGAHGCRPRRLSHVTSAVSTDQVEPVKQEKAESFVGDMERGTLAEESGRSDGELTSRWREMHGCNDWDGLLDPIDRTLRGELIRYGEFSQACYDSFDYDRYSRYAGTCKYAQESFFKDVGLAGVGYEVARYLYATSHARFPSFGVKKHNPSDDRMWSETGTFIGFIAVSTDEETARIGRRDIAVAWRGTVTKLEWIADVTAFLKPVGQFGLPCPDPSVKVEEGFAELYTSKNPDCKYCKYSAREQVLAEVRKLVERYTAQGEEVSVTVTGHSLGAALAVLCAYDIAETRVNVSTTGAKAPVCVFSYSGPRVGNPMFRERFEGELGVKALRILNVHDSVPKVPGIFTEAVLPMPLLRVAGALGLPSVYSHIGVELALDHKLSPFLKDVFDLACYHNLEAHLHLLDGYQGRGKEFKLGGRDPALVNKAADFLMDEHMVPDGWRQELNKGMVRTEDGRWMLPHRPRNVEEHPEDTDLHLAELGLAAAVTAKATAAATANV, from the coding sequence ATGTCCACCATGTCATGCTCCTCTAACCTCTCGCTCAACGCCCGCGCCCTCCCCGGCAGCGCTGCCGCCAGCCGGAGTGTGCCCCTGGCCGGCCGTCTGACCCTCCCGCAGGGACCTTCCGCCGGCACCCGCGGAGCGCACGGCTGTCGGCCGCGCCGCCTGTCTCATGTCACGTCGGCGGTGTCGACCGACCAAGTGGAGCCCGTGAAGCAGGAGAAGGCAGAATCCTTCGTGGGAGACATGGAGCGCGGCACCCTGGCGGAGGAGTCCGGCCGCTCCGACGGCGAGCTGACGTCGCGGTGGCGGGAGATGCACGGCTGCAACGACTGGGACGGCCTGTTGGACCCCATCGACAGGACGCTCCGCGGGGAGCTCATCCGGTACGGCGAGTTCTCTCAGGCCTGCTACGACTCCTTCGACTACGACCGCTACTCCCGCTACGCCGGCACCTGCAAGTACGCCCAGGAGTCCTTCTTCAAGGACgtcggcctcgccggcgttggcTACGAGGTCGCCCGCTACCTCTACGCCACCTCCCACGCCCGCTTCCCCAGCTTCGGCGTCAAGAAGCACAACCCCAGCGACGACCGGATGTGGAGCGAGACCGGCACCTTCATCGGCTTCATCGCCGTGTCCACTGACGAGGAGACGGCCCGCATCGGCCGCCGGGACATCGCCGTCGCCTGGCGGGGCACCGTCACAAAGCTCGAGTGGATCGCCGACGTAACCGCGTTCCTCAAACCTGTCGGCCAGTTCGGGCTGCCGTGCCCTGATCCGAGCGTCAAGGTTGAGGAAGGGTTCGCCGAGCTCTACACTAGCAAGAACCCGGACTGCAAGTACTGCAAGTACTCGGCGCGGGAGCAGGTGCTCGCCGAGGTGCGGAAGCTGGTGGAGCGGTACACCGCGCAGGGCGAGGAGGTGAGCGTGACGGTCACCGGCCACAGCCTCGGCGCCGCGCTGGCCGTGCTCTGCGCCTACGACATCGCCGAGACACGGGTCAACGTGTCCACCACCGGCGCCAAGGCGCCCGTCTGCGTCTTCTCCTACTCCGGCCCGCGCGTCGGGAACCCCATGTTCAGGGAGCGCTTCGAGGGGGAGCTGGGCGTGAAGGCGCTGCGCATCCTCAACGTGCACGACTCGGTGCCCAAGGTGCCCGGCATCTTCACCGAGGCCGTCCTCCCCATGCCGTTGCTGCGCGTGGCCGGCGCGCTCGGCCTGCCCAGCGTCTACTCCCACATCGGCGTGGAGCTGGCGCTCGACCACAAGCTGTCGCCGTTCCTCAAGGACGTCTTCGACCTCGCGTGCTACCACAACCTCGAGGCGCACCTCCACCTTCTCGACGGCTACCAGGGCCGCGGCAAGGAGTTCAAGCTCGGGGGCAGGGATCCTGCGCTCGTCAACAAGGCCGCCGACTTCCTCATGGATGAGCACATGGTGCCCGACGGGTGGCGCCAGGAGTTGAACAAGGGCATGGTCAGGACCGAGGATGGGCGGTGGATGCTGCCGCATCGCCCGAGGAATGTTGAGGAACACCCCGAAGACACCGATCTCCACCTCGCTGAGCtcggcctcgccgccgccgtcaccgccaAGGCCACCGCTGCCGCTACCGCCAACGTCTGA